The Dehalococcoidia bacterium DNA window GTGCTCTTGCCGCCGCCGGCGGCGCCGCCGAAGAGCGCCAGCAGGCCGCCTTCGGGCCGAGGCATTTCTGGCCGCAGGCGGCGGCGCATCTCGGCGGAGACGATGCCGAAGCCCGCACGCTCCTCGTAGTTGTAGGTCGTGTAGCCGAGGCCTTCGTAGAGGCGGATGTTCGCGGGCAGGCTGAGCCGCGCACCAAGCCGCACCTCGGGCAGACCCAGCCCCAGCGCCCGCTCCTCCAGCCAGCGCACGATCTGCCCGGCGATGCCCCGGCGACGATGGGCCGGCAGCACCGCCAGCCGGCCGAAGTAGAGAAAGCCGCCGGCGGGGTCGCATTCGTAGCGGGCGCAGGCCACCGCCTCGCCTCCTAGGGAGGCGATCACACCGCCGCCGTGTGCCAGATCGCGGCGCACGTCCGCCAGCGCCTCGCTGAAGACGCCGCTGGGCGGCACCAGCGTCAGCCGGTACTCCGCGTACGCGGCCAGCGTCACCGCGGCCACGGTCTCGGCATCGCTCGGCGTCGTCTCGCTGAGCGTGAGGGTGAGCGGCGGCTCACTCATACGCGGCATCGCTCCCGGCAGCTTCGGGCGGCGCAGGTCGGCGGCGCAGCGTCGCTGGCCATCGATCGCGAGCGTAGCGCAGCGGCCGCGCGCTTCACACGCGATCTGTGAACGGCTTGACGGAATCCGCGCCGGGACGATGACACACTTCAGGGCATCAGGACGCGTTGCGCTCGCGCAACGAGCCAGCGGCGGCGGGACGTTACTCCTCGCAAGGAAGCGCCCGCGGCGGCCGTCCACGTTTTGCAAGGGGTGAAGTTCGACATGCGACATGCGACATGCGACATGGGACAAAGGAGACGCGGATGCCCGATCTGATGATCTACGTGCAGGTACTCGAACGGCAGCATGCCCGGCGCCATGGCGGGCTGCTGCACCGCCTCGGCCGGCGTCTGCGCCGGGTGCTGCGGGTCGTTTAAGCGCGGCGGGGCCGGCCCGGCGGAACGGGCCTCTCGTTCGAGGATACGGGCGTGCCGGCGGCGCGGCACGCCTTCGGCGCTACAGGGCGATCAGGCCGCGGCGAGCGCCGATGCGCACCGCCTCCGTGCGGCTGGCGGCGTCGAGCTTGGAGAGCACCGAGCCGACGTGGAACTTCACGGTGTGGTCGCTGATGCCGAGCCGTCGCGCGATCGCCTTGTTGGGAATGCCCTCCGCCAGCAGCGCCAGCACCTCCAGCTCCCGCGCCGTCAGCTCTTCGACGCCCTCGCCCGCGGGGGCGCTGCGCACGCCCACGGCGGGCAGGAACAACCCCGGCGCCAGCGCCGGGTGCAACACGCTGAGGCCGGCGTGCACGGTGCGCACCGCCATCACCAGCTCGGCCGCATCGACTTCGCGCGGCAGGTAGCCCCAGGGCCGCGGCGCCAGGCGGGCGAGCACGCGGGCATCGTCCGGCGCCGGGCCGAGCAGGACGACGGCCGCGGCCGTGTGCTCCTCAACCTCGGGGCCAAACCACTCCAGCACCTCAAGCGCCGGCAGATCCGCAACCAGCACGTCAAGACGCGCCGCGGCGAGCGATTCCAGTGAGGACGCCTCGCTCAGCACCTCCAGCCCCGCGTCCGCGTGCAGCAGCACGCGCAGGCCCGCGCGCACGCTGGGGTAGGGCGAGACGACGCCAACGCCGATCGGCTCCCCGGCGGCAGCCGCGCCGTGTGGCGGCGGCAACTCCGTGATGCCCGCCACCTGCGGCAGTTCGAGATCCTTCACCATCGCCTCAACCAACCGAAGCCGGGAGCGGCGGACGGCCCTTCAGCGAGCCCCGCCGTCTCGCCGCCCTCCGGCTCTGCCGCGCTCAGCCGCGCTCGCCGATCGTCACGTTCAGCTCGCGCACGTCGCCGCCGCGCAGCACTTTGAGCGGCAGCGACTGGCCGATACGCTCGCCGCCGAGCTGAGCCTGCAGATCGTCCGTGTCCTTCACGGCAGCGCCCGCCAGTCCCACCAGGATATCGCCCACGAGCAGGCCACCCTTCTCCGCCGGTCCGCCGGCCTCGGTGCCCACGATCAGCAGGCCGTTGCTCTGACCCTCGAGCTTGCCCGCCAACGCGTCCGGCAGGCGCAGCGGCTGGCTGCTGATGCCGAGGAAGCCGCGGCGCACCTTGCCATGCTGCACGAGCTGACCCACAACGCGCTGCACCGTGGCAACCGAGAGCGTGAGCCCGCCGCCGCGCGAAAGCCCCGTGGTGTTGAGGCCGAGCATCGCGCCCGAGGCGTCGATCAGGGGACCGCCGCTGAAGCCCGGATACATCGTGGCGTCGGTGCGGATGACGCCCTCAAGCTGACCGCCGCGCCAGGTGCGCGCGGGCCCGCTCACGGAGCTGACCACGCCCAGCGAGACCACGGGCCCGCCCGCGCCCGGCCGGCCCACCGCCAGCACGATCGTGCCGGGCCGCGCCGCGCCGCCGAGCGCCAATGGCGCCGGGGCGGTGCCGTCGGGCCGCAGCACGGCCAGATCCGTGCCGGCGTCGCGGCCCACCAGCTTCGCGGCAACGCGCTTGCCGTCCGGCAGGCCGATGCCGATCTCCTCCTCCTGCTCGATCACATGGTCCGCGGTGACGATCACGCCGCCGGTGAAGGCGACGCCGCTGGCCGGCTGGCGCCGCCGCGCGTGCACGCTGACGATGCCGGCCGCCGCGCGTTCCACCGCCGCGGCGAGCGCGTCGGAGAAGGCGCTGAGCGTGTTTCCTGGTTCTGCCATGGTGCTTCCTCCAGCGGCGCCCGGCCTCCGCGGGCAGGCGCCGTCTCGTTGTACGGCAAGCGTAGGCGCGGCGCTGGCGCCGCTCATACGCCCGGATCGGCAGACCATCACCCGGCCGAACGGCTAGCTGGTCGCGGCCGCGCTCCCGTCCGCGCCGGCGGATTCGCCGCACGGTCCGGCGTGACGGCGCTGGAACCGCCGCCCGGGCGGGCGCACAGGGCCGGAACCAGCCGGGCGCGCACAAGTGTTGGCAACATAACCGTTTATGTGGGTGATTCCGTATGGCGCGGAGTATGGCAACTGAGTTACAACGTGGATACGTTTACACCAGAAGGTGGGTGAGGCGGGCGATGGTCGCGATGCGCGGCGCCCCGATCGAGGTTCCCTATGCTGAATCAAAGACGGCGCGCCCACCGTTGGGCGGCGAAAGCGCCGCCGGCCTCGAGCTTGCCTGCCTGCTGAGCAGCCCCGTCTATCTCGGCGTCGGCGTGCCCCGGGGCGACGGCCGCACTGTGCTGGTGCTGCCCGGCTTCCTCGGCAACGATGAATACCTGCGCCCGTTGCGCGGCTGGCTGCAGCGCGTCGGCTACGAACCGCGGGCCTCGGGCATTGTCTTCAACTTCGGCACCCCCTCCTCGCTGATCGCCCAGCTATTGCGCCGCGCCGAGTTCGTGGCGGGCGGCGAGCGGCTGACGCTGATCGGCCATAGTCTGGGCGGCATCTTCGCTCGCGCCGTGGCCGTGATGCGGCCCGACCTGGTCTCGCACGTCATCACGCTCGGCTCGCCGCTGCAGGGCAACCCGCGCGCGGCCTCGCATCCGCTGGTGGCAAGCCTGGGCAACCTCTTGCTGACCGAGCGCGGCGGCATGCGTGCCAACGACGCCCTCGAAGCCGCGCTGCTCGACGTGGCGCTGCCGCAAGACGTGCGCATCTCCTGCTTCTACAGCCAAAGCGACGCCGTGGTCGACTGGCGCGCCTGCATCGATCGCGACCCGCGGGCGCAGGGGATTGAAGTCCACGGCACGCACTGCGGTCTGGTCTGGAACCGCGAGGTCTATCAGAAGCTCGCTATCCTGCTCGCCTCCACGCCGCGGGGCTAGCGCCCGTCAGGCAGCGCACACTGAAACGCCGATCTACCTCAGGCTGCGGGCGTGCTGCCGGCTGCGGCAAGGCGGCGCTTCGCTTCCTCGTAGACGTCCGGCCGCAGAGGACCGGCCTGGGCGGCGGCCAGATTCTCGAGCAGGTGCTCCGGGTTCAGCGTGCCCACGATCGTCGTATCGAGCTGCGGATGCGAAAGCGTGAAGCGCAGCATGAACGCCTGCCGGCTCATGCCTTCCAGCAAGTCGTCGAGCTGCGCCTGCTCCCAGGTCCGCGCGGCGTCGGACGCCTGCCCCTCGGCCGAGACGGCGCCGCGGGCCACACCGCCGCGGATCACGATGCCCGCGCCCGCCTCGCCCGCGCGCGTCACGACCGCCTCGTGCTGCCGGTCCGTCGCTGAATAGGGAATCTGGAAGACGTCGAAGACGCCCATATCGACGTGCTGCTCGATGTTCGGCAGCGTTGAGGACATGCCGAGGAAGCGGATCTTGCCCTCGCGCTGCAGGTCGCGCAATGTCTCGATCGCGCCTTGCTGCGCCAGCGTCTCCGCCGAGGGCGAGGCGTGGAACTGTACCACGTCGAGATAGTCCGTCTTCATCCGCGCCAGGCTCTGGTTCACGCCGGCGATGATGTTTTCGCGGCTGAAGTCGTGCGGGTTGCGCTGCCCGGCCGGCGCCGGCGGCGCGCCCACGAGGCAGCCGCACTTGCTCGCCAGGAAATACTCGCCGCGGCGCCCGGCGATGAACTGCCCGATGAACTCCTCGCTCTGGCCGTAGTCGATCGAGGTGTCGATGTAGTTGATGCCCGCATCCAGCACGGCGTTGAGCACCGTCTGCGCCTGATCCGGCTGCACCGGCCGGCCGCGCGGCGCCCCACGCAGCTCCATCGCGCCGAAGCCCAGCGCCGTTACGCGCAGGCCCGTGCGGCCCAGTTGACAGGTCGGCAGGTCCGCCATCGCCACACCCCGCTTCGTTTGGTGGTTTCAAGACCGGCCCGCGGCTTGCGCCTGAGCGTCGCTATGGCAGCGCATCTCCGGACTTGAAACCAGGTCTCACTCGCGCGCCGCCGGCCCGAGCGCC harbors:
- a CDS encoding alpha/beta fold hydrolase, producing the protein MVAMRGAPIEVPYAESKTARPPLGGESAAGLELACLLSSPVYLGVGVPRGDGRTVLVLPGFLGNDEYLRPLRGWLQRVGYEPRASGIVFNFGTPSSLIAQLLRRAEFVAGGERLTLIGHSLGGIFARAVAVMRPDLVSHVITLGSPLQGNPRAASHPLVASLGNLLLTERGGMRANDALEAALLDVALPQDVRISCFYSQSDAVVDWRACIDRDPRAQGIEVHGTHCGLVWNREVYQKLAILLASTPRG
- a CDS encoding GNAT family N-acetyltransferase; translation: MSEPPLTLTLSETTPSDAETVAAVTLAAYAEYRLTLVPPSGVFSEALADVRRDLAHGGGVIASLGGEAVACARYECDPAGGFLYFGRLAVLPAHRRRGIAGQIVRWLEERALGLGLPEVRLGARLSLPANIRLYEGLGYTTYNYEERAGFGIVSAEMRRRLRPEMPRPEGGLLALFGGAAGGGKSTIASGWCATRPRALHLQLDGMRELIVQGRADPLAPSDLAGEQYVLSVRACIAAARPFLESGYDVAIDDVFEPAPFTTLWQPLLAGLNWRLLIVHPDLAELLQRGADRGKRVPAAIVRAQHAACERWPEPRRLNTSGFSIEESVRLAARAIAAG
- a CDS encoding aldo/keto reductase, whose translation is MADLPTCQLGRTGLRVTALGFGAMELRGAPRGRPVQPDQAQTVLNAVLDAGINYIDTSIDYGQSEEFIGQFIAGRRGEYFLASKCGCLVGAPPAPAGQRNPHDFSRENIIAGVNQSLARMKTDYLDVVQFHASPSAETLAQQGAIETLRDLQREGKIRFLGMSSTLPNIEQHVDMGVFDVFQIPYSATDRQHEAVVTRAGEAGAGIVIRGGVARGAVSAEGQASDAARTWEQAQLDDLLEGMSRQAFMLRFTLSHPQLDTTIVGTLNPEHLLENLAAAQAGPLRPDVYEEAKRRLAAAGSTPAA
- a CDS encoding trypsin-like peptidase domain-containing protein — translated: MAEPGNTLSAFSDALAAAVERAAAGIVSVHARRRQPASGVAFTGGVIVTADHVIEQEEEIGIGLPDGKRVAAKLVGRDAGTDLAVLRPDGTAPAPLALGGAARPGTIVLAVGRPGAGGPVVSLGVVSSVSGPARTWRGGQLEGVIRTDATMYPGFSGGPLIDASGAMLGLNTTGLSRGGGLTLSVATVQRVVGQLVQHGKVRRGFLGISSQPLRLPDALAGKLEGQSNGLLIVGTEAGGPAEKGGLLVGDILVGLAGAAVKDTDDLQAQLGGERIGQSLPLKVLRGGDVRELNVTIGERG
- a CDS encoding response regulator transcription factor, producing MKDLELPQVAGITELPPPHGAAAAGEPIGVGVVSPYPSVRAGLRVLLHADAGLEVLSEASSLESLAAARLDVLVADLPALEVLEWFGPEVEEHTAAAVVLLGPAPDDARVLARLAPRPWGYLPREVDAAELVMAVRTVHAGLSVLHPALAPGLFLPAVGVRSAPAGEGVEELTARELEVLALLAEGIPNKAIARRLGISDHTVKFHVGSVLSKLDAASRTEAVRIGARRGLIAL